The Populus nigra chromosome 4, ddPopNigr1.1, whole genome shotgun sequence genome contains the following window.
ACATGTGCCTCTTCACCAGGACCCACAACTTGAGTAATTAGAATATCATCAGAACATCGAATCTCCAACAAGCCATGGAAACGTGATGCCCTAGAAGCTGCCCTTTGCAAATTCACACCAAAGGCCTCTCCAAAGTCATCATGAAGAACCAAAACACCTCCAGAAGCTTTTGCAAGAGGCTGCAGGACTGGAATTCTAACAGGGCAAGTTCCAGCACATAGAATGTCAACTACTGTATTATGTCTATGCGCTTCACGACCCAGATTCTCCATCCATTTCAATGCTGTTTTTTCCATATGAGGATAATTTGGATGGCTAAAAGAATGCGGGACTGATCCAGGGCCATATGTATTTGGTCCCCCAGCACACGCGATAATCCTGCTATTACCTCCAGCCCTTTTAATTATGCCTCGAGACATTTCTGCTGATGGTCCTTGAATTATAGCCAGAGCAACCTCAACTGCAGTACCCAGGCACCGGTCTCTTGAAGATTCTGCAATGTTCAATCCGAATGGTCTCAAAGATGAGAATATTTTGTGTGCCACTTCCTTTGAAGCATGCATTGGCGACAAGTACACACCAGTTCCATAAATCAATGCTTTCAAGGACTCTCGGGTAGGTGATTTGTCACCAGGAAGTACATCAGCAGATGCCATTAATTCCTCTGAAAAATCATAAACTGATACTGTACGGCCATATAGTATTATTCCAATTCTTGCTGTAGGGGGGAGTGAATCGACAAATGCATGCAAAGAGCTTTGTAAATGCTGCAGGTGGGTTTCATCTAAACACTCATCTATAACAAGAACAGTGGGTGCAGACATTCTGGAATCAGAAACTGGAATAAAACCAGGTCTCTTGTTCCCAATTTGAATATAATCAATGATGGGTGATGAAAGTTCTGGCAAGTTGCGAAGGTCTTCTTTGCTTGGAGCTACATATTCGCCTTCACTTCCATTCAGTTTCTGGCAAATTACACATTGCCACTGGCCTGAACCGAGTAAAATCTTGCAATAAAGATTTGCATAAGCTCCACAATTGTGGCAGCGGTGAGGATCACGCTGTATTATTTGAGGACCAGGAGAAATCTCTCCCCCGGGAGAAAACAATGCCCCAAAGCCCAAACTCGGTACATTTGCTAGTTTCTTTTGCTTCAACACCTGAATAACAAAGTGAGCTAAGTTCAAGCTCAATTAAATCCTGActttaataaatgaaataataatcaCAAGATTCAAACATATATAGGTGGGGGCATTAAGGAAGAAAGATAATCAGACAATGATATGTAAATTGTTAGCCAAACAAAAAGGTGTTCTCAAAATCAGAACAACAatcttataaaagaaaaaaaatcctcacgACAATCAGTGCCTTCTGTTTGAACTAGAGAGCGATAGACATACCTTGCGAGCAGAGAACAGAGCACATGATGATTCCTCGAAAGGTGTGGAGTCATTTGTAGCAAGGGGAACTTGGTGCTGCAACTCAATGGAACCATTTGAAAAATGGGGAGGCGAGGATGTTGGTAATGTTGAGCCTGATGAGAAAGCAACTGGTTGAGGAGTTGCAGGAGAAGTCCGAAAAGGCACAGCAGCAGGTCGGACTGGTGACGTAAAAACAGGGGGACCAGGAGGGGTGCTTAAATGAGGAACTGGGCTCCCAGTTTTAACCCCATTGGCAGGTGATAACAACCTTGGGTTCTGGAACGAAGGGGAAGGGATCTGATCTTGGTGCAATTTAGGAGGAGGAAATCGGGAAGCTCCAGGTAACATTGTAGGAGGAGGAACATAATTTTTCTCTGGTTGAGGGGTTGATGAGTCAGGGTTTGAGGGAATAGCAGTAACAGAGTACCCAAGGGAAGGTTGAGGTGGGTTAGccattgcaattcaagatttctTTATCAAATAATCAAGAATAACCTAGAAGCAAAAATCAGACTCTGCAAAAAGCTAGAAGCAATTTTATCCCAAAGCCA
Protein-coding sequences here:
- the LOC133692046 gene encoding protein transport protein SEC23 A-like, coding for MANPPQPSLGYSVTAIPSNPDSSTPQPEKNYVPPPTMLPGASRFPPPKLHQDQIPSPSFQNPRLLSPANGVKTGSPVPHLSTPPGPPVFTSPVRPAAVPFRTSPATPQPVAFSSGSTLPTSSPPHFSNGSIELQHQVPLATNDSTPFEESSCALFSARKVLKQKKLANVPSLGFGALFSPGGEISPGPQIIQRDPHRCHNCGAYANLYCKILLGSGQWQCVICQKLNGSEGEYVAPSKEDLRNLPELSSPIIDYIQIGNKRPGFIPVSDSRMSAPTVLVIDECLDETHLQHLQSSLHAFVDSLPPTARIGIILYGRTVSVYDFSEELMASADVLPGDKSPTRESLKALIYGTGVYLSPMHASKEVAHKIFSSLRPFGLNIAESSRDRCLGTAVEVALAIIQGPSAEMSRGIIKRAGGNSRIIACAGGPNTYGPGSVPHSFSHPNYPHMEKTALKWMENLGREAHRHNTVVDILCAGTCPVRIPVLQPLAKASGGVLVLHDDFGEAFGVNLQRAASRASRFHGLLEIRCSDDILITQVVGPGEEAHVDTHETFKNNNALCIQMLSVEETQSFALSMETKEDIKSDCVFFQFAVRYANVYQADISRVVTVRLPTVDSVSAYLESVQDEVAAILMAKRTLLRAKNHSDVMDMRGTIDERIKDIALKFGSLVPKSKLHQFPKELSALSELLFHLRRGPLLGSIVGHEDERSVLRNLFLNASSDLSLRMVAPRCLMHREGGTFEELPAYDLAMQSDTAVVLDHGTDVFIWLGAELAADEGRSAAALAACRTLAEEITELRFPAPRILAFKEGSSQARYFVSRLIPAHKDPPYEQEARFPQLRSLTIEQRMKLKTSFIHFDDPSFCEWMRSLKVVPP